Part of the Oncorhynchus nerka isolate Pitt River linkage group LG14, Oner_Uvic_2.0, whole genome shotgun sequence genome is shown below.
TGGAACCTTGGCTTCACCTATACAGTCAGGTTTGGATCAATGTTCAATGATTGCCCCGGATTAGAGAAGGAAGGATGTGATTTGACTTTGAGATCATTCAAACTGAGCTGAGACTTGGTGGCGGCTGACCCAACAGGAGAGTTTGTTGTACGCTTCCACTAGAGGGACTGAATATACTTGTGTTCAAATGGTCAGTTTACCTTGTGTCCAACTTCCTACTTTTTttcattgaaaaaaaaaaagtgacAAACTTCAAAGCACAGCCTACGCTCCCCTaagtatttatttggacagtgaagctaaaactttCTTTGTCTCTACTGAagcattttggattggagatgcaaTGTTTTTGAGACGACAGAACAGCATGGATAAAAGGGGGCACGCTGCATTCTGTGCTGTCGCCTCATGTAAAAGTTTTGCTCTCGAATCCAAAACATCCTGTTAGAACGAGCGTACTAGTATGGACAACTTACTGATTTTTTATTCATTGGTGTGTGTTATGATATAGGTATAGCAATAAAATGCTGTTTTGACATCTGGCTTCCTCACCCCGTTTCTCTTTTCAGGTGGACCAATCCACGTCATCTTCCCCTCCGGGTTGACACTGGCCCAAGTGGCGCGGAAGAATCCTTTGGTGGTCCGCGGGGGGCGCTACAGGCCGCCTGATTGTGAGGCGCGGCACCGCACCGCCATAATAATTCCCCACAGAAACCGGGAGCACCACCTGAAGTTCCTCCTCTACTACCTTCACCCATTTCTACAGCGACAGCAGCTCAACTACGGCATCTACGTCATCCACCAGGTGAAATGCATATGTGCAGCCACACACACTTTCAGAAGGTTCATTTTTAAAGGGGCAGTCTtcagttgctacatacatttttaggTGTATAAATGAAGATGTACCCATTTGATTCTTGAacaatataacttataaatacctgacgagcttagttcaactgtcacactccatgagaactgaaaatataagcttgttttactctaatgtttgtaaacaaagtaaatgtaaacaaacactgtttagcctcaaaacatggttaaaactatgtcatgaatggtcagtccttgcatccatacctCTATGAATTGGAGTGGTTACACACTTCACCAGCCCCATCCTTCAGCCTTTTACCGAAATGGGTTTGTGAAAAACactattgtttcaactgctgattgctgtTTTTAAAGACAACATGAATGTTATCAATTGTTTGTGCAATCTGTAACACAGCCTATCCGTATGAAGATGTTCTTTACACTTCTTACAATTGACCAAAAAACATTCAATTGGACTACCTTCTAGCTGTAGTGGTGAGGCCAAGTATACATTCAGCCTAGATCAAAACCACCCTCTGGTGTCCTAACCATGGAATCACACACAGCCTTGTGGTTGAAAGATGCTCTAATTTTGTGAATATTATTAAACCATTTGAGTATGCTGTACTATTGTATCGATTTACAGGTGATCCGTTGTACTGTAAATGATCAGACTATTGATTTCATTGTATGTAGACGACACAATTCATTTCCATGTTGAATAGTTGCAGGTGACTAGGGTCTGGTTTCAATGATGGACTCTTCTGGCATAGGCATTGAATTACTAGTTCCTCTATGTCGATAAGGGAAAAATATATGTACTTCCGGACACTCCCCCCAACAAATCACGAGGCAGACATGCCAGAGCGCTGTATATCATTAATGGATAATTTCACTGCTCTCAGGGCAGGTCTGCCGGATTTGACAAGAGGAAGTGACttttcatagcaggttaggagcattattAACGTAACAGGTTAGCTAAAACGTAAAAATTGTCTCTGACGTGACTTGAAAATATGTAGCTACAACCAGCCCTGAGACCAGTCTTGGTTTCCACTAATGCGATTCAAAACCAAAGTTTGCAGGCAAAACCTTTTGCAGTGGTTTTATTCAGGCAGATAAAGTAGTAACCTAGGCAGTGACGTAGTTCCTCTATGCCAACAGAGACATTGTAACAAGACCTGTGTTGCCTAGGGTTGGCTTTACGAGACCACTAACGGAGAGTAAActgcattaaaaaaaacattattgtTGTATGGACACTATGTCATTGTGTTGTGGAGACCCCTTCAATGTGAATTcgcctatttcagccacacccattgctgacagatgAAATaatatcgagcacacagccatgcaatctccatagacaaacattggcagtagaattgcctgtactgaagagcacagtgactttcaatgtggcaccgtcataggatgccacctttccaacaaatcagttcATCTatagagcagtggaaacgcggtctctggagtgatgaatcactcttcactatctggcagtacgatggacgaatctgggtttggcggatgctacCTGACccctaatgcatagtgccaactgtaaagtttggtgggggaggaataatggtctggggatgtttttcatggtttgggctaggccccttagttccagtgaagggaattcttaattggcaacagtttggggaaggccttttcctgtttcagcatgacaatgcccctgtgcaaaaAACAAGGTCCATACAGAGATGGTTTGTTGAAAtccgtgtggaagaacttgactggcctgcacagagccttgacctcaaacccatcaaacacctttggaatgaattggaatgttgactgcgagccagaccttaatcgcccaatatcagtgcccgacctaactaatgctcttgtggctgaatggaaggaagtccccgcagtaatgttccaacatctagaggaaagccttcccagaagagtggaggcttttatagcagcaaagggatgaccaactccatattaatgcccatgattttggaatgtttgacaagcaggtgtccacatactttttgccATGTATATCTTTATCTAGCTATCGTTCTGCTGAGACGAGCTTTTAAATGGATAGTCATTagctcaatgactggaagtctatgggaacaGCTAGCATGTCATTGCGCTACCACTTGCAGCATGCTACCCTTGCCACCGCTGCTAAAAAAAAATCCTAGGGGAAATACTGAACATTCATATTGAATAACCTATTGTTATTTGTATAGAAACCATGTCAAGATTGAATATTTTTTTGGTTGTTGCTGGCGTAAGGGTCTCTAAAAATAAATAACTGTCTGTTGTCCCTCTTTAGGCTGGTAACTACACATTTAACCGGGCCAAGCTGATGAACGTTGGGTTCCGAGAGGCCATGCGGGAGGAGGACTGGGACTGCCTGTTCTTCCATGATGTGGACCTCATCCCTGAGGACGACCGCAACACCTACATGTGCGACGCCAACCCCAAGCACACCGCCATCGCCATGGACAAGTTTGGATACAAGTCAGTCTTTTCTCTTTATTTTGGCTTCTTTTTCCCCTCGTGGTTTATTAGTTCCTCTTTTGACTGTAAGTCTCTCTTGGATTTTCACAAGTTTATTCAACACAATGTATTCCATTTGAATTGTGAATACTCTAGTTCTTTCATTGTGTGGCTTCACTAATTTCTGATTTCACTTGTTCCTTATCTGATCCTTCATTTTTGTTTGAATCTGCTGTCATTCTCCTAGGCTGCCATACAAGATGTATTTCGGAGGGGTGTCAGCGTTGTCTCCACTGCACTACCTGAAGATGAACGGCTTCCCCAACAACTACTggggctggggaggagaggacgaTGACATTGGAGTCAGGTGAGAGGGGGTCCTTGGGTGTTTTGGGGGTGGAACATTGAGCCAATTCATTGAGCTATGGACCCATTGTGGTTTGTTCTGTCAAAATGACAAAATGATACAATTTAAAGACACTGAATAACCCTATTATTAATAATTGATAAGAACTAAATTAAAACTCCTTTccgatccctctctcccattctcagaGTATCCCTAGGAGGGATGTTCATCTCTCGTCCATCGGTGAAGGTGGGCCGATACAAGATGATCAAACACAAGCTGGACAAGGGAAACGACGTGAACCCCAGGAGGTATGGTACAGGACTGACACACACGTGTGTGCATtgcatgcatgtgtttgtgtatggcTGGGGTCCATTCAGTAGGGTGACAAGTTCAGATTATTTTAAATAGAATGTGCTGCCTATCTGTACATTTCCATCTGCTACCTCTGAATGTTGCCCTCTGTCGAATAAGACCGAGGTCTGTTGAATAAACCCATAGTCCATCACtaacctctccctgcctccccctaggTTCAACATGCTGGCTAAGACGCGTCAGACGTGGAAGCTGGACGGCATGAACACGGTGGAGTATGAGGTGCTGTCACGTGACTACTTCCCCCTCTACACCAACATCACTGTGCACATCGGCACAGAGGCAGGCCTGCATGCCACGGCTCCGTCCCCCAAGATCCTTGCCAAAGCCCCAGCAAAGCCGCCGGTCGAAGCTCCCGCCAAACCTCTAACCAAGCTCCAACAGAACCACTGACTTGGACCAACTTTACCCACTCCACTCCCATCCCCCACCCTCCTGCCGCCGACTCTCCCCTCCTAACTTATGCCTGGGAGCAGGGATGTGACAGAGGGGCCCTGGGCCCTTAAAGCGCTCCTTTCTTTGCCTTCACCCTTCAACTGAACCTCATATCAATGCCtataggtggcaggtagcctagtagttagagcgttgggccagtaaccgaaaggttgctagatcgaatccccgagctgacaaggtaaaaatctgttgttctgcccctgatcaagacagttaacccatcagccgtcattgtaaataagaattagttcttaactgacttccagTCGGGAGAGGTGGGTGGCTCCCCCTATTGGACTAGAAGCCATGCCTTTTTCTTCTGTTCCTTCCTCTGATCTGATCAGCATTCTCAACTGAAACTTTATCAATAGTATAGCAGACTTTGAACTTGAAGACCAATGCTCTCCACTGCCTAGATAGAATCTGTGGGCCGAGGCTTTGTCTGTCTGAATGAATTACTGTAGCATTCTCCACCCTAGTTCTGATTTTCCAGCTATATCTCACCACTCCACTGACTTTGACTCTATGAAAGGGACTTATGGTAGAGGAGAGGAAAAAAGACGGACTCTATGAGTTTATATCGCTGCCGAAAACCCCCGTTGCCTTAGAACACCTGTCTTGTTCTATTTTTCCTTTTTAGTAGAACTTCAGGTCGAGAGTTATGAATGGAACCGGTTTCTAGTGATAGATAGCGAGATTAGGGGATagaataaataaatgaaaaaacATTTTATGCTACTGATATTGCAATGGCATATGGGTCTTTCTGCCAATTAGGTGCCTTTTTTGAGTAGTGTAAAACTTGATTTCACCCAATTTTAACAATCTGCCATAAAGAGCACGTGTTCAAAACACGTTTTCCCATCttgaggttaaataaaataaatgaccattgtaagtgccaaataaagtaacagggttgaccgtaacagggttaaatcagccataaatccccttgtgacagaggaaatggaagtttgttgtgtgtgtgcaacagggaggggcaattTAATGCAAATTAAATTGTtcaaacatttctagcctgtctatttATGGGTAACAGGGTAGACGTGTTATGTTCAACCGGCTCTGTTTTCCACAaaaaaacaccagaaaattgccaaaaagagtagaaccagctcacctgcttgtACGCCATGATTTGACTAGAGAAATATTTACAAAGGaatttcaccatattaaaatgagagttcagtttGTTTttagtttcttttttttttttttttttactttaaaatgaatcactaatcacatgaaataatGAACTCTTCAGAAattactttgtcaaagcaacaaaataactagggctttcaaattaagtgggttaaaatcttcctaggAGTCACAGGATGCTTAGAGGGAAatgtcaaaatgctgaattttGGCAGTTTAAATGGTCTTTATAAATCTGATTTAATATGAATAAAAGGTTCCATGTGGTCagtattaaagggcacttcacttaatataacaggcttttaataTTTGTAACTGGCACTAATTTCGGAACGACCCATATGTGACTTTTTTTACAGTTTAATATTATACGAAGTGAAGCTGCTCTCCTGAATATTGACAGGGGTATGTGCTGTTTGCAGTTAGCATGGTAGTCACCTCCTGGGCCCAATCTTCATAAATCGTCTGAGTAGGagtgcagatctaggatcaggttctcTGTGTTCATATCAAATTCATTATGACCTTAAAGGCAAccatgatcctagatcagaacacCTAGTCTGAGGCACATGCACAATACAGGCCCTGAATATCAGGCTGGTTTATTGAAGGATTTTCTCACAGTAGGTTCACAGTTCGGGCACAGCTTTTTGGTATGGTTGGGTTTCATCTTATCGCTACAATCAGAATGTGTCTTTTCTCCAGTTATCTCCTTCAATCCCTAGATTGCATTGATGTGGGGTTGCATTTTGCCTTGTGTCAAATAGAATAGGTGCGGGTAAAATGGTCAATGCACTACCTTCAGGTGGGCTGGCTATATTCACATCAGAATGGTGGTTTGTCTTTTCCATTTGTGTTTTATGTTATTGTTCATTACCTTATGGAGCTTTTATGTTGGTTTCCTATGATTGTCAATGTAGCTTAAAACTGAGGGATTCAAGTCCTAGTGGACTCTCCATAGTCAGAGACTTGGGATCTATCTCCATACTCTAAATTGGCTGAAAGGTTTGAAAACTATGAACTTTGTCCATGGATGACCAGAAACCACTATAACTAATTAGGTCTATAAACGGAATCAGGCACTGGTAAGTGACATGAGAACTGATGCCTGTAGACTGTGTAGTACACTCATTGGTTGTACTGATTCTGCTGAACCACTGATTTAAAGATTGATATAGGTACACTGGGTTAGCATTTACAGCATTACCCCACTAGCCATTCTTTCATTTTGTGCTGTCTAAAATCTGTCACCCCTAGAATTCCCCAGTGCAATGTCCTCCTCACTGCATGGCTTGTCCTCTGACTTTCCTCTTTGCACACCGTCTCGACCCCATGACCAATATGATTGTTTAATCTAGATCCCTACTGGGAATTGAACCTCTGTGTGTGCATCACATAGAGGACTCGTGCCACTTGGCTGAAACCAAAGATGGCTTAGAGAGAAAGCATTGGACGCCTGATAGTTGTGCTGGCGGATGCATGCTGACATGGGAATAGATGGGATTCCACTTACTCCGGGTATGCtgagttttgtgtgtgtgtgtgtgctactatCTGATCTAGGAATCTCTGGGATGACCTTCTTCACTATGTAGGCTGTCTTTACCTTTTCTACTCCATATGAAGCCTGATTATGCATGATACACAGACCCTGTATAAGATGAGTGGGATGTACAGAGAACCACACACAGGCCACCACAGCAGGACTTCACATTTGAGTTTCCTGAAGCATGCTAAAAGCGTATGCTTGTGTAGTGATTCGTAAGACATATGCTACATGCACCATGTACTTATTTAACACTTCATGCAGTGGTTTATTATGTCATATCATGTCTATTTGTACTCTTCAGTTTGCTTCAGTTGATGTATAACTTGACTTTTACTCCATTATGATGTGGATATGCTGTCCAGGGTGACTGCGCCAGGAGATGGAGCTCACCGcagggcattgaaaatgtaaCAAGGACAATGtgatactgtatttctgatttaaTTCCTCCTCTCTGAATGAAGTCTGCACAGTCCAGAGTGGCCTTATACAACGATTAATAAACAAAAAGATTAGTCAAACACTGGTGAAGTGGATAAACTGAGTGTGTTACCATTTCTGTTGCTGAACATGGCTCTGGTTAACTGTCTTGCAAGAGGCCATTTTGTACACTATTGTAAATAGTCTGGCTAACACAGCTCTCGGTCACAGCTCTTCGCTGTGTAGTCACGTGGGTCGCGTCAGCCAGGCTAGTTGTAAAGAGGATATAACACAATCTATTTGTGGAAAGTGACTTATTCTTAAGAGTAATAACTTCTTGTCATAAATTATACAAAACAAATGCTTTTTACAAGGGCAACAGGGTTAGAGATTCATGATGTACAGAGTCAAATCTATGACATGGTGCTAAAGATGCAACTGATTTAAGAGGAATAAGATTCCCAGAACGGATAGTTTTTTTCACTCCAATTGCCTCTGTACACTGTCACCTAACCAGATGTGCAACATTGTAGCCATACTGTAACATGATGTAGCATTAGAAGAAGTGATAGTACTTTCAAGATCATCCCTAAATCCTTACTCAACTTTATCTCACTCCAAGGTTTCCTGCTTGCCAATGCAAGAAAGCATTTATTGTTGAATTATTTTCTTTTGTCTACTGTAGTGGTAAATTGTCACTTTTGGATCCGTATCGTTTCACTGGACATTAGAATGATTAGATTCCTTAATCCCACCTCCCAAATATAATATTCGCCCCCTCTCCATAAACATGTCAGATTAAGGGGAGTGGCCCACCCTCTGGAGAAGCAGTCAAATCACTATTTCACAAACACTCATAACCTTCTTATGACTTGTTAAACATCACATC
Proteins encoded:
- the si:dkey-199f5.8 gene encoding beta-1,4-galactosyltransferase 3, yielding MATWLQSKWRYLFMFLGVQLVVMALLSREGYHKRVSYFIRIFRKLETTATGTFGAGSLHASNHTGGDVYANLSLLAKAHHGRGEDMPYCPKTSPLIGGPIHVIFPSGLTLAQVARKNPLVVRGGRYRPPDCEARHRTAIIIPHRNREHHLKFLLYYLHPFLQRQQLNYGIYVIHQAGNYTFNRAKLMNVGFREAMREEDWDCLFFHDVDLIPEDDRNTYMCDANPKHTAIAMDKFGYKLPYKMYFGGVSALSPLHYLKMNGFPNNYWGWGGEDDDIGVRVSLGGMFISRPSVKVGRYKMIKHKLDKGNDVNPRRFNMLAKTRQTWKLDGMNTVEYEVLSRDYFPLYTNITVHIGTEAGLHATAPSPKILAKAPAKPPVEAPAKPLTKLQQNH